The Amycolatopsis nigrescens CSC17Ta-90 genomic interval AACATGATGGGGCCGCGTGATGGGTGATGTTCTGCAGGTTGTTTTCGGAGTCGTCGCACTGGCCGGCAGCGGAATCGTGGCCGGGGTGTTCTTCGCCGTCGCGGTGAGCGTGCTCCCCGCGCTGCTCACTCTGCCACCCGCGCCCTATATCGAAATGCACAAGAAGCTGGGCCGCGGCTACCACCCGGCGATGCCGCTGATCGTGAACGGCGCGATGCTCGCCGAAATCGCCCTCGCCGTACTGGTGCCCGCCATCGCCCCGCGGCTGCTGTTCGCCGCCGCCCTGCTGCTCACCCTTGGCGTGCAAGGCGTGTCGCATCTGGCGAACGTGCCGATCAACCGGCGGCTGCTGGCCATCGACACCAGTGCCATCCCGGCCGACTGGAAGGACCCGCGGCCGGAATGGCGCAGCTGGCACAGCCTGCGCACGGCACTGGCCATGGCCGCGGTCACCGTCAACGCGCTCGCGGTCGCCCTGCTGCCGTGACCGCATCCCCCGCGCACCGGAACGAGGAGTAAACCGTTGGCAGACAACCAAAGCACCGCCGCAGGCAAGGTGCCGCTCCGCAACCCGAAGCTGGCCTTGGCCGCTGTGCTGGTGTCCTCGTTCATGAGCTTCTTCGACTTCACCGTCGTCTATGTCGCGCTGCCGGCGATCCAGGACGACCTGGCCACCAGCTACGCGGCGGTGCAGTGGGTGGCGATCGGCTACGCGCTGCCGTTCGCGCTGCTGCTGATCACCGGCGGCCGGATCGGTGACATCCTCGGTCACCGGCAGGCGTTCCTGATCGGACTGCTCGGCTTCACCCTCGCGTCCGCGGTGGCCAGTGTGGTCACCAGCGTCGGCCTGCTGGCGCTGACCCGGGTGCTGCAGGGCATCGCCGGTGCCGTGCTGGCGCCGCAGGTGCTCGCCCTGTTCCGCACCCTGGTGCCACCGGACAAGCGCGCGGGTGCGATGGCCGCCTATGCCGGGACCGTCGGCCTTGCCACGATGTCCGGGCCGATCCTGGGCGGGGTACTGGTCGGCGCGAACCTGTTCGGCCTCGGCTGGCGCAGCATCTTCCTGCTCAACGTCCCGCTCGGTCTCGTCGCCCTCGCCGGCGGTTTCCTCTGCCTGCCGGCCAGTCTCGGCCGGGGCAGGCTCCGGCTGGACTTCGGCGGCATCCTGCTCGCCACGGTCACCCTGCTCCTGCTGCTGTGCCCGCTGATGTACGGCCAGACCACGGGTTGGCCGTGGTGGGACTGGGCCGGACTGGCCGCGTTCCTGCCCGCGCTCGCCGTCTTCATCGGACATCAGCGCCGCCGCCACGGCACCGGGAAGGACACCCTGATCGCGCTTCCGCTGTTCCGGATGCGC includes:
- a CDS encoding DUF1772 domain-containing protein; amino-acid sequence: MGDVLQVVFGVVALAGSGIVAGVFFAVAVSVLPALLTLPPAPYIEMHKKLGRGYHPAMPLIVNGAMLAEIALAVLVPAIAPRLLFAAALLLTLGVQGVSHLANVPINRRLLAIDTSAIPADWKDPRPEWRSWHSLRTALAMAAVTVNALAVALLP
- a CDS encoding MFS transporter, which encodes MADNQSTAAGKVPLRNPKLALAAVLVSSFMSFFDFTVVYVALPAIQDDLATSYAAVQWVAIGYALPFALLLITGGRIGDILGHRQAFLIGLLGFTLASAVASVVTSVGLLALTRVLQGIAGAVLAPQVLALFRTLVPPDKRAGAMAAYAGTVGLATMSGPILGGVLVGANLFGLGWRSIFLLNVPLGLVALAGGFLCLPASLGRGRLRLDFGGILLATVTLLLLLCPLMYGQTTGWPWWDWAGLAAFLPALAVFIGHQRRRHGTGKDTLIALPLFRMREFNAGIAVNFVVASVLTGFLFVFAVYLQDGLGYPPPVAGATMAIGAVATTVASMMALRLVKRFGRRTLVVGAVLVVVSFGLIVTSVHFAQTPAGAGELAVALTLFGLGTGLVSTPILNMTMSAVPVSDAGSAAGLFTTFRQIGAAVGVALNGVVYFAVLGTGIAESHTGAIKATALFDGGVGIVMLALLLLVPRTADAPAPAVRPVAPATTPTS